Proteins encoded together in one Aminobacter aminovorans window:
- a CDS encoding nucleoside hydrolase, with amino-acid sequence MTATPILFDCDPGHDDAIALVMAHRSPAIELLGVTTTCGNAELEKTTTNALRILEYIGAGGVPVAAGCHRPLARPLVLGTADGPSGLEGSPYLPQATIKPVDQHAVDFLAEKLLAASEPLLVVATGPLCNIGLLILKHPEVLPKIKELIWMGGVFYRKSEIITPTEFNAFCDPEALKIVLDSGVPILMVGLDVTMQVLVEEAQYAELATIDTPLGRLVNDWLLFYEKLHRNSMGVGGAMHDPLALALAIDPTLVKTRPAHIAVDLTGTHTFGATVADFWGERGEKDNARIAYEVDADRFFKLMFDLLRD; translated from the coding sequence ATGACAGCCACACCCATTCTCTTCGACTGCGATCCCGGCCACGACGACGCCATCGCCCTGGTCATGGCGCATCGCTCGCCTGCCATCGAGCTGCTCGGCGTCACCACCACCTGCGGCAATGCCGAGCTGGAGAAGACGACGACCAACGCCCTGCGCATTCTTGAATACATCGGCGCCGGCGGGGTGCCTGTCGCGGCCGGCTGCCACCGCCCGCTGGCGCGACCGCTGGTGCTTGGCACTGCCGATGGCCCGAGTGGCCTCGAGGGCTCGCCCTACCTGCCGCAGGCCACCATCAAGCCGGTCGACCAGCATGCCGTTGACTTCCTCGCCGAGAAGCTTCTGGCCGCGTCCGAGCCGCTGCTCGTCGTCGCCACCGGTCCACTCTGCAATATCGGCCTGCTGATCCTCAAGCACCCTGAAGTGCTGCCCAAGATCAAGGAGCTGATCTGGATGGGCGGCGTGTTCTACCGCAAGAGCGAGATCATAACGCCGACCGAGTTCAACGCCTTCTGCGACCCCGAGGCGCTGAAGATCGTGCTCGATTCCGGCGTGCCGATCCTGATGGTCGGCCTCGACGTCACCATGCAGGTGCTGGTCGAGGAAGCGCAGTATGCCGAGCTGGCTACGATCGACACGCCGCTCGGCAGGCTCGTTAACGATTGGCTGCTGTTCTACGAGAAGCTTCACCGCAACTCGATGGGCGTCGGTGGCGCCATGCACGACCCGTTGGCCTTGGCGCTGGCGATCGATCCAACACTGGTCAAGACCCGTCCGGCCCACATTGCCGTGGACCTTACTGGCACCCATACCTTCGGCGCGACGGTTGCCGATTTCTGGGGCGAGCGTGGCGAAAAAGACAACGCCAGGATCGCCTACGAAGTCGATGCCGACCGTTTCTTCAAGCTGATGTTCGATCTCCTCCGGGATTGA
- a CDS encoding ABC transporter permease has product MNDKLRAFSGQLVAVLIALAMGAVIIMLIDESPIKVFMTLMRGAFGDQAKIAGTLLQTTPILICGIAACIGLRGGMFNVGIEGQLFLGGFAAAWVGFAMPLPPGLHVVVAMAVAVIAGAAWVSIPAFFRTRYGTNEVVSTILSNYVAVLLTSYLTIFLFKRPGGWSETPPILASAYLPELFAFSRLNWGLIIGLVLALFVAWFFRSTAKGYSISMVGSAPKFAEYGGIDVKRQGFLVLLASGAVGGLAGGIETLGVHHRFMEGFAPGFGFDGLIAALLANGSPIGTIVTALFFGALRNGSLLLETDTNASREIITVIQALIILSVSAQVLMKRRGDSTAGERRWKF; this is encoded by the coding sequence GTGAACGACAAGTTGCGTGCGTTCTCCGGCCAGCTGGTCGCCGTCCTGATCGCACTCGCCATGGGCGCGGTGATCATCATGCTCATCGATGAAAGCCCCATCAAGGTGTTTATGACCCTGATGCGCGGAGCCTTCGGCGACCAGGCAAAGATCGCCGGCACATTGCTGCAGACCACGCCGATCCTGATCTGCGGTATCGCCGCCTGCATCGGACTGCGCGGTGGCATGTTCAATGTCGGCATCGAGGGACAATTGTTTCTCGGTGGCTTTGCTGCCGCCTGGGTCGGTTTCGCCATGCCGCTGCCGCCCGGCCTGCATGTCGTGGTCGCCATGGCGGTTGCCGTGATCGCGGGCGCGGCCTGGGTTTCGATCCCGGCTTTCTTCCGCACGCGCTACGGCACAAACGAGGTCGTCTCGACGATCCTGTCCAACTACGTCGCGGTGCTGCTGACCTCCTACCTCACCATCTTCCTGTTCAAGCGTCCCGGCGGTTGGTCGGAGACCCCACCAATCCTGGCGAGCGCCTATCTGCCAGAGCTGTTTGCCTTCTCGCGGCTCAACTGGGGCCTGATCATCGGCCTGGTGCTGGCGCTCTTCGTTGCCTGGTTCTTCCGTTCGACGGCCAAAGGCTATTCGATCTCGATGGTTGGCTCGGCGCCGAAATTCGCCGAATATGGCGGCATCGACGTCAAGCGCCAGGGTTTCCTGGTGCTGCTGGCATCGGGTGCGGTCGGCGGCCTGGCCGGCGGCATCGAAACGCTTGGCGTGCATCACCGCTTCATGGAAGGTTTCGCCCCTGGCTTCGGCTTCGACGGCCTGATCGCGGCCTTGCTCGCCAATGGTTCGCCGATCGGCACCATCGTGACGGCGCTGTTTTTCGGCGCGCTGCGCAACGGTTCGCTGCTGCTTGAGACCGATACCAACGCCTCGCGCGAAATCATCACCGTGATCCAGGCGCTGATCATCCTGAGCGTCTCGGCCCAGGTTCTGATGAAGCGTCGCGGTGACAGCACGGCAGGAGAGCGCCGATGGAAATTCTGA
- a CDS encoding ABC transporter permease, with translation MEILSLFNVALLVATLRMTAPILLVALGGSFTTKAGIFNIGLEGQMLVGAFFAVLGSIWSGSALVGVACGVAAALVFALAFAVLVVSFRANEVVVGLALNILAGGMTISLMKAIFGTRGSIVGKGIVGLPKVQIPGARDILGSWAPLINGFTPMVYVAFIAVPLLVLFYKRTRLGLYIRVVGEKPEAAEALGISITRVRYIASLLCGLLAGLAGAHLSLGYITMFTENMSSGRGFMAVAILIFSNGNPLKVLAGCLLFGFADAFSLRLQTFGFPSYLILAVPYLVALTALFALSYRSRPKIIRETLESMRKLLSVDNRPAESGK, from the coding sequence ATGGAAATTCTGAGCCTTTTCAACGTCGCTCTGCTCGTTGCCACCTTGCGGATGACGGCCCCTATCCTGCTCGTCGCTCTAGGCGGCTCGTTCACCACCAAGGCCGGCATCTTCAACATCGGCCTCGAAGGCCAGATGCTGGTCGGCGCCTTCTTTGCCGTGTTGGGTTCGATCTGGTCGGGCTCAGCCCTGGTCGGCGTCGCTTGTGGTGTCGCGGCGGCATTGGTGTTCGCGCTCGCGTTCGCCGTCCTGGTCGTCAGCTTCCGGGCCAATGAAGTGGTCGTGGGCCTGGCGCTCAACATCCTGGCCGGAGGCATGACGATTTCGCTGATGAAGGCGATCTTCGGTACCCGCGGCTCGATCGTCGGCAAGGGCATCGTCGGCCTGCCCAAGGTGCAGATACCCGGCGCCCGCGATATCCTCGGCTCATGGGCGCCTCTGATCAACGGCTTCACGCCGATGGTTTACGTCGCCTTCATCGCCGTGCCGCTGCTGGTGCTGTTTTACAAACGCACGCGCCTTGGCCTCTACATCCGCGTCGTTGGCGAAAAACCCGAGGCTGCAGAGGCGCTCGGCATTTCGATCACGCGCGTTCGCTATATCGCCTCGCTGCTGTGCGGCCTGCTCGCCGGCCTTGCCGGCGCGCACCTTTCGCTTGGCTACATCACCATGTTCACCGAAAACATGTCTTCGGGTCGTGGCTTCATGGCTGTGGCCATCCTGATCTTCTCCAACGGCAACCCGTTGAAGGTGCTGGCGGGCTGCCTGCTGTTTGGTTTCGCCGACGCGTTTTCGCTCAGGCTCCAGACCTTCGGCTTCCCGTCCTACCTGATCCTGGCGGTGCCTTATCTGGTGGCGCTGACGGCACTGTTTGCGCTGTCTTACCGCAGCCGTCCGAAGATCATCCGCGAAACACTGGAGAGCATGCGCAAGCTGCTCTCGGTCGACAACAGGCCGGCCGAGTCCGGCAAGTAA
- a CDS encoding nucleoside hydrolase → MERIILDVDSAGDDILAVLFAAANPNVKLEAVTTCTGAAGPIEQVTNVVLNTLSLAGRDDIPVYAGAWRPIVGHSKAAMEAPVHFEKTLTARFGDRLKKFNPPAPEPKRKATPGHAVDFIIDTVISNPGEITLVTTGPLTNAAMAFLQEPRLAAALKRLIVLGGTFTTPGNITPVTEYNIWADPEASRIVLNAEVDKILVPLDICEDNRVATSMLTRDDIADMQAKAEDNPVLDMIAEVFPIYIDIWREFFGLVGFPLDDVITVALAFDPELASLTEPLFVDVLIDGSVSRGQTVAYRGFQILPGGGPKTTRIGTDLEGRRFLEMFKATIARYDRAAE, encoded by the coding sequence ATGGAACGTATTATTCTCGACGTGGATTCAGCTGGCGACGATATTCTCGCCGTGCTGTTTGCCGCGGCCAACCCCAATGTCAAGCTGGAGGCCGTGACGACCTGCACCGGTGCGGCTGGCCCCATCGAGCAGGTCACAAATGTCGTCCTCAACACGCTGTCGCTTGCTGGCCGCGACGACATTCCTGTCTATGCCGGCGCCTGGCGCCCGATCGTCGGCCATTCCAAGGCGGCCATGGAAGCGCCGGTGCATTTCGAAAAGACGCTCACCGCGCGCTTCGGTGACCGGCTGAAGAAATTCAACCCGCCCGCGCCCGAGCCGAAGCGCAAGGCGACGCCGGGTCACGCCGTCGATTTCATCATCGATACGGTGATATCCAATCCAGGCGAGATCACGCTGGTCACCACCGGCCCGCTGACCAATGCGGCGATGGCCTTCCTGCAGGAGCCGCGGCTCGCGGCCGCGCTCAAGCGCCTGATCGTGCTTGGCGGTACCTTCACCACGCCGGGCAACATCACCCCGGTGACCGAATACAACATCTGGGCCGACCCGGAGGCGTCGCGCATCGTGCTCAATGCCGAGGTCGACAAGATCCTCGTGCCGCTCGACATCTGCGAGGACAACCGCGTTGCCACCTCGATGCTCACGCGCGACGACATCGCCGACATGCAGGCGAAGGCCGAGGATAATCCCGTCCTCGACATGATCGCCGAGGTGTTTCCGATCTACATCGACATCTGGCGCGAGTTCTTTGGCCTCGTCGGCTTCCCACTCGACGACGTCATCACAGTGGCGCTTGCCTTCGACCCCGAACTTGCATCGCTGACCGAGCCACTGTTCGTCGACGTGCTGATCGATGGCAGCGTTTCGCGCGGCCAGACGGTCGCCTATCGCGGCTTCCAGATCCTGCCTGGCGGCGGCCCCAAAACCACCCGCATCGGCACCGACCTCGAAGGTCGCCGTTTCCTCGAAATGTTCAAAGCAACCATCGCGCGCTACGACCGGGCGGCAGAGTGA